From Nicotiana tabacum cultivar K326 chromosome 22, ASM71507v2, whole genome shotgun sequence, one genomic window encodes:
- the LOC107812102 gene encoding uncharacterized protein LOC107812102, translating into MGLTGVTFLVTLMMLTAVTIPANGCSPADQAALMDFKAALNEPYLGIFNTWTGTNCCQGWNGVSCDPNTQRVADIVLRGESEDPIYEKAGRSGYMTGSLSPSLCKLDGLTTLIVADWKDISGELPACLTSLKNLRIVDLIGNKITGQIPANIGQLSKLAVLNLADNQISGSIPGSIVNLGKLMHLELSNNQISGEIPSDIGKLSMMSRALLNKNKLTGSIPNSISKLYRLADLDLAMNQITGSIPAQLGSMPVLSTLNLDSNQLSGSIPNNLLSSPGLNILNLSRNSLEGLLPDVFGSKTYFTHLDLSYNNLRGSIPKSLATAKYIGHLDLSYNHLCGPIPNGSPFDHLEASSFSNNDCLCGSPLRTC; encoded by the coding sequence ATGGGTCTTACCGGAGTAACATTCTTGGTCACTCTGATGATGCTGACCGCCGTCACTATTCCGGCAAATGGTTGCTCGCCGGCGGACCAAGCAGCATTAATGGACTTCAAAGCAGCTCTTAACGAGCCATATTTGGGCATTTTCAACACATGGACGGGCACCAACTGTTGCCAGGGTTGGAACGGTGTTAGCTGTGACCCGAATACTCAACGGGTCGCCGACATTGTTCTTCGGGGCGAATCTGAAGACCCGATTTACGAGAAAGCCGGCCGGTCCGGTTACATGACCGGTTCACTCTCCCCTTCCCTCTGCAAACTCGACGGCCTTACTACCCTCATCGTCGCCGACTGGAAAGATATCTCCGGCGAACTTCCGGCTTGTCTCACTTCGTTAAAAAATCTCCGTATCGTTGATCTCATCGGAAACAAAATCACCGGCCAAATTCCGGCGAACATCGGTCAGCTGAGTAAACTCGCCGTCCTTAACCTCGCCGATAATCAAATCTCCGGTTCAATCCCCGGCTCAATTGTCAATCTCGGCAAATTAATGCACCTTGAGCTTAGCAACAATCAAATCTCCGGCGAAATTCCGTCCGATATCGGAAAACTCAGCATGATGAGCAGAGCACTACTCAACAAGAACAAACTCACCGGTTCAATCCCGAACTCAATCTCCAAACTCTACCGGTTAGCGGATCTCGATTTAGCAATGAACCAAATTACGGGTTCAATCCCAGCTCAGCTCGGTTCAATGCCTGTTCTCTCAACCCTAAACCTAGACTCCAACCAACTCTCCGGTTCAATTCCCAATAATCTACTCAGTAGCCCCGGTTTAAACATCCTGAACTTAAGTAGAAACTCATTAGAAGGATTATTACCCGATGTTTTTGGTTCAAAAACATATTTTACACATCTCGATTTATCGTACAATAATCTTAGGGGTTCAATTCCTAAATCGTTAGCTACAGCTAAGTACATTGGTCATTTGGACTTGAGCTACAATCACCTTTGTGGCCCGATTCCAAACGGGTCTCCGTTCGATCATCTAGAAGCTTCATCTTTCTCTAACAACGATTGTTTGTGTGGATCGCCATTACGTACTTGTTAA